One genomic region from Proteus vulgaris encodes:
- the cysN gene encoding sulfate adenylyltransferase subunit CysN yields the protein MGLLAIKTNQLVAGEIAQQGGVERYLKTQQNKGLLRFLTCGNVDDGKSTLIGRLLHDTRQIYEDQLSTLQNESKKIGTQGEKLDLALLVDGLAAEREQGITIDVAYRYFSTSKRKFIIADTPGHAQYTRNMATGASTSTLSILLIDARKGVQEQTRRHSFISTLLGIRHLIVAINKMDLVDYQQATFDSIQQDYLHFADQLPTDLTIEFVPISALDGDNVVSPSLNMPWYQGKTLLSLLEDAPVKLGSDMQLLRFPVQYVNRPDLDFRGYSGTVSSGVLYQGQQIKVLPSGQRSTIKRIVTFDGDLTQASAGQAITLVLADEIDISRGDIIVDDNDTTANISTHALIDVVWMSEQPLVQGHTLDIKIAGKKSRAKIENIHYQVDVNKLTQQVTDNLSLNAIGSVEASFEEPLVLDNYQANADMGGLIFIDRLSNVTVGAGLIRETRDNAIQTTTQYDAFEVELNQLIRRHFPHWGARDLLGGK from the coding sequence ATGGGACTTTTAGCCATAAAAACGAATCAACTTGTCGCAGGTGAAATTGCACAACAGGGCGGTGTAGAGCGCTATCTCAAGACTCAACAGAATAAAGGATTACTGCGATTTCTAACCTGTGGCAATGTCGATGATGGAAAAAGCACACTAATAGGACGTTTACTTCATGATACAAGGCAGATCTATGAAGATCAGCTTTCTACATTACAAAATGAAAGTAAAAAGATCGGCACTCAAGGTGAAAAACTCGATCTTGCTTTGCTGGTGGATGGATTAGCAGCAGAAAGAGAGCAAGGGATCACTATTGATGTTGCTTATCGCTATTTTTCAACTTCAAAGCGTAAGTTTATTATTGCTGATACACCCGGACATGCTCAATATACCCGCAATATGGCGACAGGTGCATCAACCAGTACGCTTTCTATTCTGCTGATCGATGCTCGAAAAGGTGTACAAGAACAAACTCGACGACACAGTTTTATCAGCACACTCCTTGGGATCCGCCATTTAATCGTTGCAATCAATAAAATGGATCTGGTGGATTATCAGCAAGCAACTTTTGATTCGATCCAACAAGATTATCTTCATTTTGCCGATCAGCTCCCAACGGATCTAACCATTGAGTTTGTCCCTATTTCCGCCCTTGATGGTGACAATGTGGTTTCTCCCTCATTGAATATGCCTTGGTATCAAGGAAAAACATTGCTTTCATTATTGGAAGATGCGCCGGTTAAATTAGGTTCAGACATGCAATTGCTACGTTTTCCTGTGCAATATGTAAATCGCCCAGATTTAGATTTTAGAGGGTACAGCGGTACGGTGTCTTCTGGTGTTCTTTATCAAGGTCAACAAATCAAAGTATTACCTTCGGGGCAACGTTCTACTATCAAACGTATTGTTACTTTTGATGGCGATTTAACACAAGCGAGTGCAGGACAAGCCATCACACTTGTTTTAGCTGATGAAATTGATATTAGTCGAGGGGATATTATCGTTGATGATAACGATACAACTGCCAATATTAGTACTCATGCATTAATTGACGTAGTGTGGATGTCAGAGCAACCCTTAGTGCAAGGGCATACTCTAGACATCAAGATCGCAGGCAAAAAAAGCCGTGCCAAAATAGAGAATATCCATTATCAAGTGGATGTGAATAAGCTCACCCAACAAGTAACAGATAACTTAAGTTTAAATGCGATTGGTAGTGTTGAAGCCTCATTTGAAGAGCCACTGGTGCTGGATAACTATCAAGCTAATGCAGATATGGGGGGGCTTATCTTTATTGATCGACTAAGCAATGTCACAGTTGGCGCTGGGCTTATTCGAGAAACAAGAGATAACGCGATACAAACTACGACACAATATGATGCTTTTGAAGTCGAGTTAAATCAACTTATCCGTCGCCATTTTCCCCATTGGGGAGCGAGAGATCTTCTTGGAGGAAAATAG
- the cysD gene encoding sulfate adenylyltransferase subunit CysD, whose protein sequence is MNETQLTHLQQLEAESIYILREVVAEFENPVMLYSIGKDSSVMLHLARKAFYPAKLPFPLLHVDTGWKFREMYEFRDKTAKEYGFDLKVYRNPQGVELGINPFIHGSAKHTDIMKTEGLKQALDKYGFDAAFGGARRDEEKSRAKERIYSFRDRKHRWDPKNQRPELWRNYNGQINKGESIRVFPLSNWTELDIWQYIYLENIDIVPLYFAKNRPVIERDGTLIMVDDDRIDLKPGEVIAQQKVRFRTLGCWPLTGAIPSQAETLPAIIEEMLISTSSERQGRLIDSDQSASMELKKRQGYF, encoded by the coding sequence ATGAATGAAACACAGTTAACTCATCTTCAGCAATTAGAAGCAGAAAGTATTTATATTCTGCGCGAAGTTGTCGCTGAATTTGAAAATCCCGTCATGCTTTATTCAATAGGCAAAGATTCCTCGGTGATGTTGCATTTAGCTCGCAAGGCGTTTTATCCCGCGAAATTACCTTTTCCTTTATTGCATGTTGATACAGGCTGGAAATTTCGAGAAATGTATGAATTTCGAGATAAAACGGCTAAAGAATATGGCTTTGATCTTAAAGTTTATCGAAATCCACAAGGTGTAGAGCTTGGAATTAATCCGTTTATTCATGGTAGTGCAAAACACACCGATATCATGAAAACAGAAGGGCTAAAGCAAGCCTTAGATAAATATGGTTTTGATGCAGCATTTGGTGGTGCACGCCGCGATGAAGAAAAATCACGAGCCAAAGAGCGTATTTATTCGTTTAGAGATAGAAAGCATCGCTGGGACCCGAAAAACCAGCGCCCTGAATTATGGAGAAACTATAACGGACAGATTAATAAAGGCGAAAGTATCCGAGTATTTCCGTTATCTAATTGGACAGAACTCGATATTTGGCAATATATCTATTTAGAAAATATCGACATTGTTCCGCTCTATTTTGCAAAAAATAGACCTGTTATTGAGCGTGATGGCACTTTAATTATGGTTGATGACGACAGAATTGATCTAAAACCGGGTGAAGTTATCGCACAGCAAAAAGTGAGATTTAGAACGTTGGGATGCTGGCCATTAACGGGGGCGATCCCTTCTCAAGCAGAAACACTCCCTGCCATTATTGAAGAAATGCTGATTTCCACCAGCAGTGAACGACAAGGGCGTTTAATTGACAGTGATCAGTCGGCATCAATGGAACTGAAAAAACGCCAAGGTTATTTTTAA
- the cysG gene encoding siroheme synthase CysG: MDYLPLFVELKERPVLLVGGGHVAARKALLLLRAGASLRVIAPQLCDELHLAYQQDKIEWVSAKYQSEHLLGMMLVIVATDDSVLNQQVYLDAQARHIFVNVVDSQPQCSFIFPAIIDRNPILIAISSAGKAPVLVRMIREKLEALLPSSLGAMATIAGKWRNKVKQHLETFQARCRFWEQAFSGKFASLVASDQLAQAEALLEQQLKQQECQQGELALVGAGPGDAGLLTLRGLQVIQQAEVVLYDSLVSPEVLELVRRDADTICVGKRAGHHSISQEETNALIVKYAQLGKRVVRLKGGDPFIFGRGGEEIEVAIAHGISFQVVPGITAASGASAYAGIPLTHRQYAQSVTFMTGHCKADGIEPDWASLAQANHTLAIYMGTAKAELISQRLIKLGRSPLTPIAVISCGTRRDQQVFTGNLTQLAQLAEKAPTPALLIVGEVAALHHQLAWFGDRHAYQSLPSLHSPLVHFA, encoded by the coding sequence ATGGATTACCTACCCTTATTTGTGGAATTAAAAGAACGCCCAGTGTTATTGGTTGGTGGTGGTCATGTTGCTGCGCGTAAAGCTTTACTGTTGTTAAGAGCAGGCGCTAGCTTAAGAGTAATTGCACCTCAGCTATGTGATGAATTACACCTTGCTTATCAGCAAGATAAAATTGAATGGGTATCAGCAAAATATCAATCTGAACATCTATTAGGAATGATGCTTGTGATTGTAGCCACTGATGACAGTGTGCTTAATCAGCAAGTTTATCTTGATGCACAAGCACGGCATATTTTTGTCAATGTGGTGGATTCACAACCTCAATGCTCATTTATTTTTCCGGCAATTATCGATAGAAACCCCATTTTGATTGCCATTTCATCGGCGGGAAAAGCACCCGTTTTGGTGCGTATGATCCGCGAGAAATTAGAAGCCTTATTGCCAAGCTCTTTAGGCGCAATGGCGACAATAGCCGGAAAATGGCGCAATAAAGTGAAACAGCACTTAGAGACTTTTCAAGCTCGTTGTCGTTTTTGGGAGCAAGCCTTCAGTGGTAAATTTGCTTCTTTAGTGGCAAGCGATCAATTAGCACAAGCAGAAGCTTTGCTCGAACAACAATTGAAACAACAAGAGTGCCAACAAGGAGAACTTGCATTAGTTGGGGCTGGTCCCGGTGATGCAGGGTTATTAACACTGCGCGGTTTACAGGTTATTCAACAAGCTGAAGTTGTGCTCTATGACAGTTTAGTGAGTCCAGAGGTTTTAGAGCTTGTTCGCCGTGATGCTGACACTATTTGCGTAGGTAAAAGAGCCGGACACCATAGTATTTCTCAAGAAGAAACCAATGCACTGATCGTGAAATATGCGCAACTTGGCAAACGTGTTGTTCGATTAAAAGGGGGCGATCCCTTTATTTTTGGACGAGGTGGTGAAGAAATTGAAGTTGCTATTGCGCATGGGATCTCTTTTCAAGTAGTACCGGGGATCACGGCTGCAAGCGGAGCGAGTGCCTATGCGGGTATCCCATTAACCCATCGGCAATATGCTCAAAGTGTCACCTTTATGACTGGGCATTGTAAAGCAGATGGGATCGAACCGGATTGGGCATCGTTAGCGCAAGCTAATCACACTCTCGCTATTTATATGGGGACAGCAAAAGCAGAGCTTATTAGCCAGCGTTTAATCAAACTCGGACGTTCTCCATTAACGCCTATCGCCGTGATTAGTTGTGGCACGCGTCGTGATCAGCAAGTCTTCACGGGAAATCTAACACAATTAGCGCAGTTAGCTGAAAAAGCACCGACTCCCGCTTTATTAATTGTTGGGGAAGTCGCTGCACTACATCACCAACTTGCGTGGTTTGGTGACAGACATGCTTATCAATCCTTACCGTCACTCCATTCACCTTTGGTTCATTTTGCCTAA